In one Lolium rigidum isolate FL_2022 chromosome 3, APGP_CSIRO_Lrig_0.1, whole genome shotgun sequence genomic region, the following are encoded:
- the LOC124703326 gene encoding uncharacterized protein LOC124703326, with protein MAHMAAADGSLRRLFEKPLPENPSLLEVLAACSNHSHQKKHLLPAVDPTSFTEIFGELHFHERPEARFVLPTPPPQPAAAVPARGATMVSWLDAADRQAAEKSKDDSSLDALLRPPNPAIFSLKKSASFCLKKSSASLLLCTEGLGSESTVDSDDMVKGDDGDAALIPGKESMPEDAGPGLQLGGSKDKEPPSFPPAIRSIGRGGKPCVCFRTFRTDGRFVLTQVVIPGKEILHASREGGRLRLRFANAGGGGGDEDDEELELGDQEDREHGTYNTCIGACA; from the coding sequence ATGGCGCACATGGCGGCCGCGGACGGCTCGCTGCGGAGGCTGTTCGAGAAGCCGTTGCCGGAGAACCCGAGTCTGCTGGAGGTACTAGCGGCTTGCAGCAACCACAGCCACCAGAAGAAGCATCTGCTGCCGGCCGTCGACCCGACGTCCTTCACGGAGATCTTCGGCGAGCTCCACTTCCACGAGAGGCCTGAGGCCCGATTCGTACTGCCGACGCCGCCACCACAGCCTGCCGCAGCAGTTCCTGCTCGAGGAGCGACGATGGTGTCGTGGCTCGACGCTGCTGATCGTCAGGCTGCCGAGAAGAGCAAGGACGACTCGTCGCTGGACGCGCTCCTCAGGCCGCCGAATCCCGCGATCTTCAGTTTGAAGAAGAGCGCGAGCTTCTGCCTGAAGAAGAGCTCGGCGTCGCTGCTGCTGTGCACGGAGGGGCTCGGGTCCGAGAGCACCGTGGACTCCGACGACATGGTCAAGGGCGACGACGGCGATGCCGCCCTGATCCCCGGGAAGGAGTCGATGCCGGAGGACGCGGGGCCAGGGCTGCAGCTGGGAGGCAGCAAGGACAAGGAACCGCCATCGTTCCCGCCGGCGATACGGTCGATCGGACGCGGTGGGAAGCCGTGCGTGTGCTTCCGGACGTTCCGCACGGATGGGCGGTTCGTTCTCACGCAGGTGGTAATCCCCGGGAAGGAGATTCTGCACGCGTCCCGCGAGGGCGGCCGCCTCAGGCTCCGGTTCgccaacgccggcggcggcggcggcgacgaggatgacgaggagCTGGAGCTCGGAGACCAAGAAGATCGCGAACACGGAACCTACAACACATGCATCGGCGCATGCGCTTGA